The genomic DNA CCGAGGTGTCCGAAGCCGGGGAGCTCCGGGGCCTGGGCGGGGTACCCGGGTGCCTCGGTGAGGAAGTAGTACGGCCCGGGGTCCGGAAAGTGGGCAGGTGCGCCCGACGACGGGACGGGCGGTGGCCCCGGGGCCACCGGCGGGGCCGATGCCTCCGAGGTGGGTCCGGCGCCGCCGGGCGCAGCACCCACCGCGCCGGGCGCACCCCCCGCATAAGGGCCGGCCATGAACGTGGCGGGGGCGCTGGTCGGTGGCGGCCCGGACGGCGGGCTCATTCCGGCGGTCGGCGCCGGGGGCGGCGGGTCCATGGAGGGAATGCCCGTGGGGACCGGCGGAAGCGGGTCCACGGCCGGGCTGCCGGTGAACACCGCGGCAGCGGATTCCGCAGCAGGCAGGCCAGTTGGCACCGCAGGTGCGAAATCCGCCGACGGCACACCGGCCGGCTGGGCAGGGAGCGGGCCGGGGGCCGGCGGACCGGTCGGCACAGCGGGGGCGGACTGCGCGGCCGACGGCCCCGGAGGCGTCGTAGGAGAGGAATCCGCGCGCGGCAGGCCGGTGGGCGTCGGCCGTTCCGGCCGGCCGTCGAAGGCCGGAGTCGGAGCCTCCGCCTCCGCCGACTGCCCGGGGAGTGCTCGGAAGAACTCCCCGGCCATCCGGCTCAGCGTCTCCTCGTCCGGCAGCCATGACGGGGCGGCTTCGTTACCGGTGGGTGAGGGCGTGGTCATGGTTACCGGTAACTCGGCGCGTAGTCATGGAACTTGTCGACCTCGACGTCGTCGAGCACGGCGAGGGCGTCGTCGGTGAGGACCGCGAGCGAGCAGTACAGGGAGATCAGGTAGGAGGCGATGGCGCTGCGGTCGATCTGCATGAAGCGCACCGACAGGCCCATCCCCTGCTCGCCCGAGAGGCCGGGCTGGAACAGTCCGACCACGCCCTGGCGCGACTCGCCGGTGCGCAGCAGGATGAACTTCGTCCGGCCGTTCTCCAGCGGGACCTTGTCCGACGGGACGATCGGCAGACCGCGCCAGGTCAGGAACTGCGAGCCGAACATGCTCACCGTGGCCGGCGGTACGCCTCGCCGGGTGCACTCCCTGCCGAACGCGGCGATCCCCTCGGGGTGGGTGAGGAAGAAGGCCGGCTGCTTCCACACCTTCGTGATGAGGGCGTCCAGGTCGTCCGGCGTCGGCGGCCCCGTCATCGTGGAGATCCGCTGGGTGTCCGCCGCGCTGGCCAGCATCCCGTACTCGGGGCTGTTGATCAGCTCGCCCTCCTGATGCTCCTTCACCGCCTCGATGGTCAGCCGCAGTTGCTGTGCGGTCTGGTTGTGCGGGCTGGAGTAGAGGTCGGAGATGCGGGTGTGCAGGTCCAGGACCGTCTGGACGGCCTTGAGCCGGTACTCCCGGGGCTCCCGCTCGTAGTCGACGAAGGTGTCCGGCAGCGGGGACTCGTCGTAGTTGTCGCACTCGATGCGCACCGACTCGGGGTGAACAACCTTGTTCACCCGGTAGATGCCTGCCTCGACCGGGACCCAGGACATCAGATGCACCAGCCAGCGAGGCGTGATGGAGCTCATCTGAGGAACGGTCTTGGTGGCGTTCGCGAGGGTTCGCGCCGCGCTGTCGCTCACCGACATCGAGCGCGACGGCGGATTCACAGCCGTGGTCATGCGACATCTCCTTTCCGCGCCCGGAGGCCGGGCACGCGTGACGGGGTGAGATCGCCGACGAGAATGTGTGCGGCCGAGATCTCTCGCCCCCACTATCGATTCACCGTCGCAGTAGGTCCGGTAATGGTCCAATGCGTGTTTTCGAGGCTGTCATCCATGCGGTCTATGATTCACAAATGATCGACTTGAGTCGGTTGCGTGTCCTGGTCGCCGTCGCCCGTGAGGGTTCGATCACGGCTGCCGCCGAGGCGCTGCACTACGCGCAGCCGTCGGTGAGCCATCAACTCGCCAAACTCGAGGCCGAGGTCGGCATGCCGCTGTTGCAGCGGATGGGGCGCGGTATCCGCCTCACCGAGGCCGGCCGGCTGCTCGTGGACCGTGCCGAGTCGATCCTCGCGCAGGTCGAGTCGGTGCACGCCGAACTGGACGAACTGGCCGGGCTGCGCACCGGCCGGGTCCGGCTGGCCGCCTTTCCCTCGGCGCTGGCCACTCTGGTGCCGCTCGCCGCCGCGCTCGTCTCCGACCGGTACCCCGGTATCGAGATGACCTTGCGGGAGGCCGAGCCACCGGACGCGCTGGGCGCCCTGCGCAACAACGACGTCGACGTGGCGCTGATCTTCGAGCACGGCGATCCGCCCCAGCGCGATCGCCGCGACACCACCATGACGCCGCTGCTCGACGAGCCGCTGTACGTGGTCACACCGGCGGACCGCGCCTGGCACGGCCCCCCGACCGATCTGGCCACCTATGCCGACACCCGCTGGATCGCCGGCTGCGAGCGCTGCCGCGAGCATCTCGTCGCGGCCTGCGGCCGGGCCGGCTTCTCGCCGATCGTCGAGTTCGAGACCGATGACTACGTCGCCGTGCAGGCGCTGGTGGCGGCCGGACTCGGCGTGAGCCTGCTGCCCGGCCTCACCCTCCTCGCCAACAGACACCCCGGTGTACGGCTCCACCGCATCGCCGGCATGCGCAGACAGGTCGTGGCCGCGGTCCACGGCAAGCCGCCGGCGTCCCAACCCGCACAGGTGCTCCTCGACGCACTCGCCGCGACCGTCTCCGAACCGGAGTGGCCGTCCTGACGGCACCGTCTCCGGTTCTCACCGTTCTTGCGGGCTCCGGTCGTCCCGGCGATTCCCTGCGGTCGGAATCGCGGCTGCGGAGGGTCGGGGTACGGAGGCGGCCCGGCGCAACCTCGACAGCACCAGGGCCACCGTGAGCAGGCCCGCACAGACGCAGGAGGCCAGCGCGTAGGCGACCCTCACCGATGTTGAACACGAAGGCGTCCGGCACCGGTACGGCGTCGATCCAGCCGCCGTCCTCGCGCTGGACCTGGAGTCCGCCCACCTCGTCCTGCTGCAACAGCGGGAGATACCCGTAGTCCTTGTGCGCGCCCACTCCCTGGTCGGCGTCCTCGGCGGGGCGCGGCGGACAGTGCACGATCTTCACGTGCACGGCCGCCTCGTCGTCGAACCACTCGTCGAAGTAGCGCTCGTCCTGGCCGAGCGCGGCGGCGAGGGCGCGCAGGACCTCGCGGCTCACCCGCAGTGCCTCCGCCTGCCAGCGCAGCACTGTGTCCCTCAACTCCGCGAGTGCGGAGGGCCATTGGTTGGGGCCGACGAGCCGGAGGCAGTCGGGATCCTCCGGTCCGGTGGGGATCGCCTCGCATTCCGGGCCGATGTCGATCTGTTCGCGCCAGTCGGCGCTGCCTGCCGTGTACTCGGTTCCGGTGCGTGTGTACCCGCGGAACTGGGGCGAGTTGAGGTTCTCGATCTCCAGCCTGGGTTCCACGGGAAGGGCGAAGAAGGCGCGGGCCGCGTGCAGGATCTCGTCCCGGACGGATGCGGGAACGCCGTGTCCGGTGACATAGAAGAACCCCACTTCGTGGGCCGCGGACCGGAGTTCGGCCAGGAAGGCGTCGCGGTCGGTGCCGGGATCCCGGAAGCGGGAGATGTCGACGACGGTGAGGGCGGTGGGCTGTGCCATGGGATTCCTTCGCGGCGGCAGCAGACCCGGACACGGCTCTGCGCGCGCCAACGGCCGTACGGGCACGGTCGGTTGACGAGAGAACGGTGGGAAGCGCCGAGAGCGGGCGGGGTGGGGAAAGGGCGGGACCGCGGTCGTCACACGAAGGTCAACGACAGATCTGGTCGAACTGGTCGGCGCGGCGGCTCACCCAGAACGGGTCGAGCAGCACCGTGTGTGCCTGGCCAGTGGTCTCCATGAGCGGATCAAAGCACACGCTCGAAGGTGCGTCCACGGTGCGTCCCGACGGGCGAGACGGCGACCGGGACGACCGCGCCGCCTCGGCGGGCTTCGCCGCCCGCACCGGCGAACGGCCTTGCGGACCCGCCATTGACGTACGACGAAAACGCTCCGTACGATCACGATCGGCATTGAGTGTCAGCGTCAAGCCCTGGCTCGCTGACCGGCAACCCTCCGACGCGGTGGGGTGCTCCAGGTGAAAGCCCGGCAGGGTCATCGAGGATCTCTGCAAGCGCGAGGCCCCGTGGCCGGGGTCGGAGATGTGGAGGACGGTCGTGCGACACAGCAGTGACCCGAGCGCCTTCACCACTTCCCTGACAGCCGCGACCGTGTTCTCCCGGTTCTCGCGCCGCCGCCACATCGATCTGCGGCGCTCCGCCAGTTGTCTGTGTCGCGCCTGACCGCCTTGACCACGTCCGTCTGACTTCTGTCGCGGCCCCAGGCGTATCCCCGCAGCCTCTCGCGGTCCCGTCCGCACGCACGGACCCGTTCCGCGGCCGCCCCGCACCACCCCCTCCCGTCTGATTCCCCGAATCGCACTGCCCCGTCGTCGGCGTCACGCCGAACGGGGCCGCATGCCCGCGCGCAGTCGTGAGCCCGTGGGCATCACGCGCGTAGTGACACGAGTAGGAGCACTCTCCGTGAGAGCACATCCGGACATCCGGTCCACCCGATGGGCGGCGCTGGCCGCCCTCTTGACCACCAGTGTCCTGCTGACCGCCTGCGGTTCCGGCGGGGGCGGCACGGACAGCGGCAGTGGCCCGGCGAAGTCCGGTGGCACCCTGACCTTCGCGGTGGGCTCCGACGCCGGCTGCGTGGATCCGCAGCAGGTGGGCAGCAACGACACCATCTACTCGGTACGGCAGATCGTGGACTCCCTCACCGACCAGGACCCGGCGACCGGCAAGATCGTGCCGTGGCTGGCGAAGAGCTGGGACATCAGCTCCGACGCGACGACGTTCACCTTCCACCTGCGATCGGGTGTCACCTTCAGCGACGGCTCCGAGCTGACCGCTCAGGTGGTCAAGGACAACTTCGACGCGGTGCCGAACCTCGGCGCGCTGGGGACCCTCGCCGAGGGCTATCTGAGCGGCGTCAAGAGCACCACCGTGGTCGATCCGCTCACCGTCAGGGTGACCTTCCAGCGGCCCAACGCCCAGTTCCTGCAAGCCACTTCGACGCACTCGCTGGGCATCGAGTCGTCGGCGAGCGCGAAGAGGACCCCGCAGCAGAAGTGCAGCCAGGGAGTGGTCGGCTCCGGGCCCTTCGTGCTGAAGCAGTACGTGCAGAACCAGTCGATCACGCTCGCCAAGCGCACCGGATACGCCTGGGGTTCCTCGCTGTGGCACAAGAGCGGCGAGGCCTACCTGGACCGGATCGTCTTCAAGGTCGTGCCCGAGGCGGGAGTACGGGCCGGCAGTCTCCAGTCCGGGCAGGTCGACGCGATCAGCAGCGTCGGCAAGGCCAACGAGGCGGCCCTCAAGGGCGGCCAGGTCACCCTTCAGCGTCGGGCCAACCCCGGTGTGGTGTTCGGCCTCGCGCTCAACAACTCACGACCAACCCTGAAGGACGCGCGAGTGCGCCAGGCCATCGGGTTCGCCATCGACCGGGCGCAGATCGCGACCACCGTGTTCCCGACCGGTACCCAGCCAGCGACCAGCGTCCTGGCGCACACCACACCGGACTACACGAACCTGTCCTCGGACCTGGCGACCGACGCGGCCAAGGCGAAGTCCCTGCTGGACGCGGCCGGTTGGAAGGCCGGCAGCGACGGCATCCGGACGAAGGACGGCAAGCAACTGAGCCTGACCGTCGACTGGATCCCCAACTCGGCCACCAACCAGCCCGCGTTGGAGCTGATCCAGCAGCAACTCAAAGCCGTCGGCGTCGGCCTGACGCTCAAGCAGCTCCAGGTCACGCAGCTCGCCCCGACCCTCCAGTCGGGTGACTTCGACGCGGCGTGGAGCAACATCACCCGGGCCGACCCGGACATCCTGCGCAGTTCCTTCTCCACGAAGCTGGCGAACTTCTACCGCCTCACGGCGGGCTCACTGGACACCGCGCTGACCCGTCAGGCGGCCACCACGGACGCCACGAAGCGCAAGCAACTGGTCGAGCAGGCACAGCAGTTGCTCGTGCGGAGCGCCGCCTACGTGCCGGTGGTGGAGCTCCAGACCCAGATCGGTGTGTCGAAGAAGGTGCACGGCCTGAACTTCGACGCCTCCAGCCGGATCCAACTCCATGACACCTGGATCGGCTGACCATGCGCCGCTATGTGATCAAACGGCTCGCGCAGGCGGTCGGAGTGCTGTGGGCCGCCTACACGGTGTCCTTCCTGGTCCTCGACTTCCTGCCCGGCGATCCGGTCACGGCGATGGCCGGTGCCGGCATGGACTCCGGACAGGTCGATCCGGCCCAACTCGCCGCGCTGCGACACGAGTACGGCTTCGACAAGCCGATCCTGGTGCAGTACGCCGACTATCTGGGCCGGGCGGTGCGCGGGGACTTCGGCGACTCGGTCTCCACCGGCCGGCCGGTGTCCTCGACGCTGGCCGACGCGCTGCCGCAGACCCTCCAGTTGACCGGTGCCGCGCTGCTGCTCGCGGTGGTTCTCGGCGGCGGTCTCGCGGTCCTGGCGACCTACACCTCGCTCCGGTGGCTGCGCCAACTCCTCTTGTCGCTGCCGCCGTTGGGGGTGTCTGTCCCGACGTTCTGGGTGGGGCTGCTGCTCGTCGAGTCGTTCTCGTTCCGCCTGCACTGGTTCCCGGCGTTCGACAACGACGGGCTGCGGGGCCTTGTCCTGCCGGCCGTGACCCTGGCGATCCCTACCGGTGCGCAGGTCGCCCAGGTGCTCGCCAAGAGCCTGCTCACCGCGCTGGACCAGGCCTATGTGGAGACCGCCCGGGCCAAGGGCGCGGGCCGCTGGCGGGTCCATCTGCGGCACGCCCTGCGCAACGCGTCCCTGCCCGCGCTGACCGTGGTCGGCCTGCTGGTCGGGCAGTT from Streptomyces sp. NBC_01478 includes the following:
- a CDS encoding ABC transporter permease, which gives rise to MRRYVIKRLAQAVGVLWAAYTVSFLVLDFLPGDPVTAMAGAGMDSGQVDPAQLAALRHEYGFDKPILVQYADYLGRAVRGDFGDSVSTGRPVSSTLADALPQTLQLTGAALLLAVVLGGGLAVLATYTSLRWLRQLLLSLPPLGVSVPTFWVGLLLVESFSFRLHWFPAFDNDGLRGLVLPAVTLAIPTGAQVAQVLAKSLLTALDQAYVETARAKGAGRWRVHLRHALRNASLPALTVVGLLVGQLIAGSVVVETVFSRDGLGRVTAAAVTAQDIPLVQGVVVFGALIFVVTNLIVDLVYPLLDPRIVVASGRKAGFA
- a CDS encoding ABC transporter substrate-binding protein yields the protein MRAHPDIRSTRWAALAALLTTSVLLTACGSGGGGTDSGSGPAKSGGTLTFAVGSDAGCVDPQQVGSNDTIYSVRQIVDSLTDQDPATGKIVPWLAKSWDISSDATTFTFHLRSGVTFSDGSELTAQVVKDNFDAVPNLGALGTLAEGYLSGVKSTTVVDPLTVRVTFQRPNAQFLQATSTHSLGIESSASAKRTPQQKCSQGVVGSGPFVLKQYVQNQSITLAKRTGYAWGSSLWHKSGEAYLDRIVFKVVPEAGVRAGSLQSGQVDAISSVGKANEAALKGGQVTLQRRANPGVVFGLALNNSRPTLKDARVRQAIGFAIDRAQIATTVFPTGTQPATSVLAHTTPDYTNLSSDLATDAAKAKSLLDAAGWKAGSDGIRTKDGKQLSLTVDWIPNSATNQPALELIQQQLKAVGVGLTLKQLQVTQLAPTLQSGDFDAAWSNITRADPDILRSSFSTKLANFYRLTAGSLDTALTRQAATTDATKRKQLVEQAQQLLVRSAAYVPVVELQTQIGVSKKVHGLNFDASSRIQLHDTWIG
- a CDS encoding putative leader peptide, yielding MWRTVVRHSSDPSAFTTSLTAATVFSRFSRRRHIDLRRSASCLCRA
- a CDS encoding LysR family transcriptional regulator; protein product: MIDLSRLRVLVAVAREGSITAAAEALHYAQPSVSHQLAKLEAEVGMPLLQRMGRGIRLTEAGRLLVDRAESILAQVESVHAELDELAGLRTGRVRLAAFPSALATLVPLAAALVSDRYPGIEMTLREAEPPDALGALRNNDVDVALIFEHGDPPQRDRRDTTMTPLLDEPLYVVTPADRAWHGPPTDLATYADTRWIAGCERCREHLVAACGRAGFSPIVEFETDDYVAVQALVAAGLGVSLLPGLTLLANRHPGVRLHRIAGMRRQVVAAVHGKPPASQPAQVLLDALAATVSEPEWPS
- a CDS encoding family 2A encapsulin nanocompartment shell protein produces the protein MTTAVNPPSRSMSVSDSAARTLANATKTVPQMSSITPRWLVHLMSWVPVEAGIYRVNKVVHPESVRIECDNYDESPLPDTFVDYEREPREYRLKAVQTVLDLHTRISDLYSSPHNQTAQQLRLTIEAVKEHQEGELINSPEYGMLASAADTQRISTMTGPPTPDDLDALITKVWKQPAFFLTHPEGIAAFGRECTRRGVPPATVSMFGSQFLTWRGLPIVPSDKVPLENGRTKFILLRTGESRQGVVGLFQPGLSGEQGMGLSVRFMQIDRSAIASYLISLYCSLAVLTDDALAVLDDVEVDKFHDYAPSYR